The Delphinus delphis chromosome 10, mDelDel1.2, whole genome shotgun sequence genome includes a region encoding these proteins:
- the XCR1 gene encoding chemokine XC receptor 1 — protein MEPSDIPETTAPFEYDPQSFLCEKKTFVFATFSTTILYCLVFFLSMVGNSLVLWVLVKYESLESLTNVFILNLCLSDLAFSCLLPVWILGYHWGWLLGDFFCKLLNMIFSISLYSSISFLTIMTIHRYLSVVSPISSLRVHTLQRRVLVTIAVWAASILSSIPDAIFHKVFPSGCDYSELEWFLASVYQHNIIFLLSLGIILFCYVEILRTLFRSRSKRRHRTVRLIFTIVAAYFLSWAPYNLILFLQTLLKLGVIRSCEVSQQLDYALLICRNVAFSHCCFNPVLYVFVGVKFRRHLKSLLRHFLLCRQQAPGLPLSPHPPGAFTYEGISFY, from the coding sequence ATGGAGCCCTCAGACATCCCGGAGACCACCGCCCCTTTTGAGTATGATCCTCAGAGCTTTCTGTGTGAGAAGAAGACCTTTGTCTTTGCCACCTTCAGCACCACCATCCTGTACTGCCTGGTGTTCTTCCTCAGCATGGTGGGCAACAGCCTGGTGTTGTGGGTCCTGGTGAAGTATGAGAGCCTGGAGTCCCTCACCAACGTCTTCATCCTCAACTTGTGTCTCTCAGACCTGGCATTCTCCTGCTTGTTGCCCGTGTGGATCTTGGGGTACCACTGGGGCTGGTTGTTGGGAGACTTCTTTTGCAAGCTCCTCAACATGATCTTCTCCATCAGCCTCTACAGCAGCATCTCCTTCCTGACCATCATGACCATCCATCGCTACCTGTCCGTGGTGAGTCCCATCTCATCCCTGCGTGTCCACACCCTCCAGCGCCGCGTGCTGGTGACCATAGCTGTGTGGGCAGCCAGCATCCTGTCCTCCATCCCCGATGCCATCTTCCACAAGGTGTTCCCTTCGGGCTGTGATTATTCAGAACTCGAGTGGTTCCTAGCCTCAGTCTACCAGCACAACatcatcttccttctctccttgggGATTATCCTGTTCTGCTACGTGGAGATTCTCAGGACCCTGTTCCGCTCGCGGTCCAAACGGCGCCACCGGACAGTTAGGCTCATCTTCACCATTGTGGCGGCATACTTCCTCAGCTGGGCTCCCTACAACCTGATCCTGTTTCTGCAGACACTGTTGAAACTTGGCGTCATTCGGAGCTGCGAGGTCAGCCAGCAGCTGGATTATGCCCTGCTCATCTGCCGCAACGTTGCCTTCTCCCACTGCTGCTTCAACCCGGTGCTCTACGTCTTTGTCGGGGTCAAGTTCCGCAGACACCTCAAAAGTCTGCTCCGGCACTTCTTGCTCTGCCGGCAACAGGCACCTGGCCTTCCCCTGTCACCTCACCCCCCAGGTGCCTTCACCTATGAGGGCATCTCCTTTTATTGA